One region of Candidatus Neomarinimicrobiota bacterium genomic DNA includes:
- a CDS encoding TraR/DksA family transcriptional regulator, giving the protein MAKKYTKVKLEKFRKDIEEKMDLVSEDVETIREGLGTASNKQGGVTPDSIYSVHMADAGTDSHEQEKNFMLMNRGSDHFKNLEIALERIKDGTFGVCKLCDELIPEERMEAVPNATKCVSCKEKEKLGI; this is encoded by the coding sequence TTGGCTAAAAAATATACTAAAGTAAAACTCGAAAAGTTTAGAAAAGACATTGAAGAAAAGATGGATTTGGTCTCGGAAGATGTTGAAACCATTCGTGAAGGCCTTGGGACTGCCTCAAATAAACAGGGCGGTGTAACACCCGATTCCATATATAGCGTGCACATGGCCGATGCAGGTACCGACTCCCATGAACAAGAAAAAAACTTTATGTTAATGAATCGTGGGAGTGATCATTTCAAAAACCTGGAAATTGCCCTTGAGCGTATAAAAGACGGCACATTTGGTGTTTGTAAATTATGTGATGAATTGATTCCAGAAGAACGAATGGAAGCAGTGCCAAACGCCACGAAGTGCGTTAGCTGTAAAGAAAAAGAAAAGCTCGGTATTTAA
- the lspA gene encoding signal peptidase II, whose product MRILFVTAIMVLADQASKAIVRKTMSLYESIPVIPEFFHFTYVTNDGMAFGINFPFGIYIFSTISIIFTCFLFWYLWTIQEHGIVIRTGIALILAGAIGNLIDRVLLGEVVDFLDFMIGNFHWYVFNIADSCVTVGMGFVLYDSLILERKQTSSIG is encoded by the coding sequence ATGAGAATATTGTTTGTGACTGCCATAATGGTGCTCGCAGACCAAGCCTCAAAGGCAATCGTACGGAAAACGATGTCTTTATATGAATCAATTCCGGTAATACCAGAATTCTTTCATTTTACCTATGTTACCAATGATGGTATGGCCTTTGGTATAAATTTCCCTTTTGGTATTTATATTTTCTCGACCATTTCAATTATTTTTACATGTTTTCTTTTTTGGTACTTGTGGACGATCCAAGAACACGGCATTGTCATTCGTACTGGAATTGCATTAATTCTGGCCGGCGCTATTGGCAATTTGATCGACCGTGTCCTTCTTGGAGAAGTTGTAGATTTCCTTGATTTTATGATTGGAAATTTTCACTGGTATGTATTCAATATAGCCGATTCTTGCGTAACAGTTGGAATGGGTTTTGTTTTATATGATTCTTTGATTCTGGAACGAAAGCAAACTTCCTCCATCGGTTGA